In one Planctomycetota bacterium genomic region, the following are encoded:
- a CDS encoding helix-turn-helix domain-containing protein, translating into MPRRPLFIHLEQAECARLTFFMNRMTLKGNHRVKLRAQAVWLSHHFRKVDQIAQELNRSTRSVYAWLKAYRAKELAGLSEPPRPVKLTPEQVKKILEVGQYLAAARSRKYLPTWSYQKTANWVREQWQITISAERIRQIIVRLLESR; encoded by the coding sequence ATGCCAAGACGACCGCTTTTTATACATCTTGAACAGGCCGAGTGCGCCCGGCTGACCTTCTTTATGAATCGGATGACGCTCAAGGGAAACCACCGGGTAAAATTACGCGCCCAGGCCGTCTGGCTCTCCCATCACTTCCGCAAGGTTGACCAAATCGCCCAGGAACTGAACCGCTCCACCCGTTCGGTCTATGCCTGGCTTAAGGCATACCGGGCCAAAGAACTGGCCGGTTTGTCCGAGCCGCCCAGACCGGTTAAATTAACGCCCGAACAGGTCAAGAAGATATTGGAAGTCGGCCAATACCTGGCCGCGGCCCGGAGCAGAAAATACCTGCCTACCTGGAGTTATCAGAAGACGGCCAACTGGGTGCGCGAGCAGTGGCAGATTACTATTTCAGCCGAACGAATCAGGCAGATTATAGTACGGCTGTTAGAATCCCGCTGA